The sequence TTTGACGCGATTGTGGTCGCCGGCGGCCAGGCGCCGATGTTCAGCTACGATCGCGCCGAAACACTGCAGCGAACCTTCGTCGCCTTCCACGAAGCCGGCAAGGTGGCCGCCGCGCTCTGCCACGGCACCGCGTTGCTGCGCTACGCCAGGCGAGCCGATGGAGCGCTGCTTGCCGCCGGCAAGACGGTGACGGGTTTCGCCAATGCCGAGGAGGATTTCGCCGACAAGGCGACCTGGGAGATGGGCGCGCTCGCGCGCGGCAAACATCTGATGCCCTGGCGCATTGAGGACGAGTTGAAGGCGATCGGCGCCAATTATGTCCAGGCCGGGCTGTGGCGCGGCTTTGCCGTGCGCGACGGCAATCTGATCACCGGCCAGCAGAATTTTTCCGGCGCCGAAACCGCGCGCCTGGTCTGTGAGGCGCTGGGCGGCTGAGCGCCAGCCGGCATTTACCCCAGCAACTGCTTGCTCAGCCGCGCGCACTGGACGCGGATGTCGGGTATGGCGTCGATCTCGAAGAAGGTGCCGCGCGTCAGCGGGCCCACGGCGAGGATCTTGCGTAAGACTGTGCCGTCGCCGGCGATGATTTCGCAATTGGCCGACACGTCGAGGCCGATGCGCATCGGATCCGGCCGCGCCAGCCCGCGGTCGACCAGCGAGCGCACCACGCTGTTCGACGAGGTCGAAATGTCCCGCACGATGCCCGAGCAATCATAGATACGGGCGACGTCTAAAGTCTCGACAAGCTGGCTGTGGCGCGACTGGATGTCGACGCTGAAGGCCTCGCCTGGCGTGATGCCGACGACGCGCCCGGCGACAAGCCGGATGCGGCCGGCCTGCACGGCTTGCGTCACCTTGGCGTAGACTTCCGGCGCCATGCGATGGCGGTGGATGTCCCACCAGGCCTTGGTGTGCTCGACGAAGCGGCGCTTGGCGGAGGCCGGCCAGTTCTGCCAGATCTTCTGGTTGAAGGGGCGCAGGCCATCGACCACGTCGCGCCAGTCGATGCCGGCCTTCTGGTTCTCGCGGATCAGGTCGCGGAACCAGCCGACGAAATAGGAAAGCTGGGTGCCGAGCGGGATATCGGCGACGTCGAGCTTGATCGGATTGCCCTTGCGGTGTGGCGACGGCAGCAGGCCGCGCCGCGACACGGCGACGATCTCGCCCGTGTGGCCGCGCTGCTCCAGCGCCAGGAACGCGTCGACCATGCTGAGGCCGGTGCCCAGCACCATGACGCGGCTTTCCGCATCGAGCGCGGTGTCGGCTTCCGAGCCCATGCGGATCGCATGGCCTTGCGCCGGCTGTTCGTCATGGCCGGTGGCGAGTATGGCCATATGGGCGACGACGCTGGTGCCGTTGGCAAGCGCCACCTCGACACCGGACGCGGTCGGCGTGATCGACAGGCTCTCTTCGTGGATCAGGCGCAGCCGCCCGGTCGGCTGTTCGCGCGCCTCGAGCTCATCGAGCAACTCGCCGAGATAGCGGGCGTAGAGGCTGCGCGGCGCGTAGAAGGGTGTCTGCGGCGTCTGCTCCGGGTCTACCAGGCCACGCCCCTGCAGCCAGCGCCAGAAATTGCCGGGATCGTCGGCATAGGCGCTCATGCCGGCCGCGCTGACATTCAAGACATGCGCCGACAGCAGCGTCGAATAGGCGATGCCCTGGCCGAAATGCGGGCGCTTTTCGATCAACGTGACGCGCAGATCCGGATTGGGCGATTTCAGCAGATGCGCGGCCATCACGACGCCCGAGGCACCGCCGCCGACGATGATGATGGAACTGATCGAATTGGCGCGCCCGCTCATGCGCGCACCTGTGGGATGCGAGGCGTCAGGCCTGGACCTTCACCGGCAGGTCGTCGATCTTCCTCGCGACCGTAAGGTCGTCGAGACCGATGTCGCGCATCTCGGCGAGGCTGCGCTGGTCGAGCACCTCGGCGATCGCCTGCCGGACCTCGAGCATCAGATGTCGGACTTGGCATGTCGCCTCGTTGCAGTCTTCACAGCGCTGGTATTGTGTGCGGCTGGCGCAGGGAATTGGCGCCAGCGGCCCGTCAAGGACGCGCACGACATGGCCGACCTTGATCTCCTCGGCCGACCGCGCCAGGCGGTAGCCGCCATCCTTGCCCTTGCGGCTCTGGACGAAACCGGCATTGCGCAGCTCGCCCAATATGGCGTCGAGAAATTTCTTCGGGATGTTGTTGCCGGTCGCGATGTCGTTGACGAAAGCGAGCTGCCCGGCCGGCAGGTGCGCGAGGTGGACCAGCGCCTTGAGGCCGTACTTGCCTTTTTTGGTGAGCATTGACCGAACGTTTCTCTGTCATGCGATGGCACGAGGCCATCCGTTGCGAAACGCCTGGCGAGCCTCCCCGCCGCGCCCAAGCATCCATGACACATAAATTCTAGTGACATGATATACAAGCCGAGAAACGTTGAATTTGCTTCGTTTTCAAGCCGCTTTAGCCATTTTGTCAGGCTTTTGTGCCGTTAAGAGCACAGAACTGCACTTCGACGGCGACAAGGCGGCAAATGGTTTCCCCAGGCCCGCCGTGCCGCGCGCCGATTTATGCGCCTCCGGCAGGTGACGCATGCCGTGAGTGGTGGGCTGCCCGCTCATCGTCGTCTCCAATCCCTCATGTCGATAAGGATACTATACTTACCCTCGAACACGCGAAACGGCTTGTCAATTCCGTGGCTGTTTGAGGCATGGATTTGCGCGACAATTGCAAAGGCGAAAACCGTCGTTGCGTGGTGACTGCCCGACGGTTGGCCGATCCTTCGTCATCCACGGGCGGAGCAGCCGCGTAGCGGCGTCGCGGAGACCCTAGGATCCATTCCGTGACGTTGGACGAAGGGCGCGACGGAGCAGAACCAGGACCGTGGCAACGCTTCGAAGTCACGGAATGGATCCTAGGGTCTGCGCGCGTCGCTACGCTCCTTGCTTCGCCCTGGGATGACGAAGTCTGGCGCTCGCGGGGCACCTTTCCCGTTCATATGGAGGGGCGGTGGCCGCTGCTGCAGCCGCCCTTTCCGCCTCGGCGCCGTCTCGTCGGCAGATTTTTTCCAACAAACCTGCCTTCGTTGGAAGGATTTAACTCTACAAGAACGATAGAATTAGCTGACTATTATGGGGCAATCCGGTTTTCTCTGTTTTCATGGAGCCCTTTGATGTCCACCATTTCGCGACGCATTCTCCTTCTGTCGTCCGCCGCCCTTGCCGGCGCTGCATTTCTCAGCCCGGCTTTGGCCGATGACCTGAAGATCACCATCGGCTACCAGACGGTGGTCGAACCTTCCAAAGTGCCGCAGGCCGATGGCGCCTATGAAAAGTCCACCAAGGCCACGATCGACTGGCGCAAATTCGATTCCGGCGCCGATGTCATCGCCGCGGTCGCTTCCGGCTCGGTCGACATCGGCTATGTCGGTTCGAGCCCGCTGGCGGCAGCGGCCAGCCGTGAGCTGCCGATCCAGACCATCTTCGTCGTCGGCCTGATCGGACCGTCCGAAGCGCTGGTCGCGCGCAACGGCGCTGGCATCGAGAAGCTCGCCGACCTCGCCGGCAAGAAGGTCGCCGTGCCCTTCGTCTCGACCACGCATTACAGCCTGCTTGCCGCGCTGAAGCACGAGAATGTCGATGCG comes from Mesorhizobium japonicum MAFF 303099 and encodes:
- a CDS encoding FAD/NAD(P)-binding protein, which gives rise to MSGRANSISSIIIVGGGASGVVMAAHLLKSPNPDLRVTLIEKRPHFGQGIAYSTLLSAHVLNVSAAGMSAYADDPGNFWRWLQGRGLVDPEQTPQTPFYAPRSLYARYLGELLDELEAREQPTGRLRLIHEESLSITPTASGVEVALANGTSVVAHMAILATGHDEQPAQGHAIRMGSEADTALDAESRVMVLGTGLSMVDAFLALEQRGHTGEIVAVSRRGLLPSPHRKGNPIKLDVADIPLGTQLSYFVGWFRDLIRENQKAGIDWRDVVDGLRPFNQKIWQNWPASAKRRFVEHTKAWWDIHRHRMAPEVYAKVTQAVQAGRIRLVAGRVVGITPGEAFSVDIQSRHSQLVETLDVARIYDCSGIVRDISTSSNSVVRSLVDRGLARPDPMRIGLDVSANCEIIAGDGTVLRKILAVGPLTRGTFFEIDAIPDIRVQCARLSKQLLG
- a CDS encoding type 1 glutamine amidotransferase domain-containing protein; this translates as MSVRDANPVNARKPKRVAIVIANPAVSTTTGWPVGFWWSELTHPWFAFTERGYAVEIFSPEGGRCEADALSDPRDPSGYSETDLISLGFLSSPKLAALVEATRPAAEIDVDSFDAIVVAGGQAPMFSYDRAETLQRTFVAFHEAGKVAAALCHGTALLRYARRADGALLAAGKTVTGFANAEEDFADKATWEMGALARGKHLMPWRIEDELKAIGANYVQAGLWRGFAVRDGNLITGQQNFSGAETARLVCEALGG
- a CDS encoding RrF2 family transcriptional regulator, whose product is MLTKKGKYGLKALVHLAHLPAGQLAFVNDIATGNNIPKKFLDAILGELRNAGFVQSRKGKDGGYRLARSAEEIKVGHVVRVLDGPLAPIPCASRTQYQRCEDCNEATCQVRHLMLEVRQAIAEVLDQRSLAEMRDIGLDDLTVARKIDDLPVKVQA